GACTCCCTCGATCGCCGAGTATTGGCACATGGGCGGCACGGCGATGCGGTTACGCAGCGTCACGTCCTTCAAACTGAAGGGTTGGAACAGAGCGGACATGGTGACTCCCGGGTCAAGTGGTCGAGAACTCCGGACAGTCTCTCACGCTTCGCACATTCTCAAGCGCTCGACCCGAGGCGCTTCTCGATGAAGCGATATTGGACGGAGCACTCGCCCGCACTCCCGGCGCCGAAACCAAGTGCGCGATAGAGCGCCTCGGCACGTGGATTGTCCTCTCGCACCTCGAGCGTGAGCTTGCAGCAACCGCGACGCCTCGCCTCCGCCTCGATCGCCGCCAGCAGCGCGGTGGCGATACCCCGGCCTCGATGGCTCGGGAGTACGGCCAGATCGTGGATGTTGAGCAGCGGCCGGGCGCGGAAGGTCGAGAAACCCTGGAAGCAGATCGCCAGCCCGACAGCGTCTTCGCCGTCGCGGGCCAAAAGCACCAGATGATCCTGCACGCGCCGCAGGGCCGGCACCAGCCGTTGTGTGACGTCCTCCGGCAGGGACTCGCCGGCACCCATGGCGTCCCGGGCGTAGGCGTTCAGCAGGGTCACGACGGCGTGCGCGTCGTCGGATCGATCGAGATCGGCCGGCCGGATCGAACCTGAGAACCGCTGTTGATGCATCCTGATTCCCCTGTATCGCATCGGTGTCGACGTTGACTCAAACAGCCTGCCCTGCTCCGCGACGCTCGCCTATAATCGCCCGACCCCGGCGAACGCAACAGCCGGGACACCAACCAAATCCGCGACCCCGACGGCGCGGCGGGTGACCGACGACAATGGAGAAGAGTATCCGTGGCATCGATCGAGCGCGTCATGCGGTTGCGGAGCGAGCTGGAAGCGCGCTTGTTGTGGATCTCGTTGGGCGCAACCCTCGTGATCGCCGGGCTCGGCATCCTCTTCGGTCTCTTGGCCCGGTCGACCGCCATTCTCTTCGACGGAGTCTTCTCGTTCGTCGATGTCGCCGTCACCTGGTTGACCCTTGTCGTTGCGCGGTTGGTCGCCAGCCAAGGCGATCGCCGCTTCCAGTACGGCTTCTGGCATCTCGAGCCGATGGTCATCGCCTTGAAGGCATCGGTGCTCATCGTCTTGGTCGCCTACGCCTTCCTGAGTGCGGTGAACAGCATCCTCAAGGGCGGCTACGAGCCCGAATTCGGCACCGCGCTCCTGTACGCCGGTGCGGTCGCACTCATCTGCTACGGGATGTGGTGGTGGATGGGCCGCCAAGCCGAGCGGATCGACTCGGGGCTCGTGCGCTTGGATGTGAAGGCATGGCTGATGTCGGCCCTGATCACCACCGCGCTCTTGATTGCCTTCGGCGCGGCGCTGGCGATGAAAGGCACCGACGTGGAGGGTTTCATCCGCTACGTCGACCCCGTCGTGTTGGCCATCGTCGCACTCTTTCTCCTGCCATTGCCCTTCCGCGAAGCGCGCGAGTCATTCGGCGAGATCCTGATGATCAGCCCGCCCGACATGGATGCACACGTCCGTTCGGTCATGACGGATTTCGTCGCCCGTCACGGCTTTTCGGACTATCGCAGCTATCTCTCCAAGGCCGGCCGCGCCCGATTTATCGAGATCTCCGTCCTGGTCCCGCCCGACCTCAGTCTACCCGTGGCCCAGATCGACGCCCTGCGCGCCGAAATCGGCACCGCCATCGGCAGTGCCGGACCCGACCGATGGCTCACCATCGTCTTCACCGCCGACCCCGTCCACCTCTGACCCACCCCCAAAACCCCAACCAAAACGTAGGATGGGTAGAGCAAAGCGAAACCCATCCTCCCCGCCCCATCGTCTCAATTCCGGCCCGGTAGAGCAAAGCGAAACCCATCCTCCCCGCCCCATCGTCTCAATTCCGACCGGGCAGAGCGCAGCGAACCCCATTCTCTCCCGCATCACCCCCAACCGAAGCTCGCACACGCACCCCGACCCCATGAACCACCCCGCTCACCCAACCTCCGAACCATCACTCACAGACGAGCAGCACAGCAGCCAATAGCTCCCGCCCGCCGCCAAACCGCAGATCGCCATACCGAAGAGCATCGGCCTCGCATCCCCCGTATGCAGCAGGCTGACCAGCGATCCCATCACAGCACCGAGCCCGAAGCGCGACGCCCCGGAGAAGGCCGATGCCGTGCCCGCCATCCGTGCGAAGTGCGCCATAAACCCCGCCATGGAGTTGCCGAGCACCACCCCCGCCATCCCGAGATAGAGCAAGGTCGCGCCGACGATGGCCCACAGCGGCGGCGTCCCCCAGATGGCCAGCCCCAGCAGAATCAGCGCCGACACGACCTGCACTCCGAGACCCAAACGCAGCAGACGCTCCGCCCCCAACCGGACGACCAACCGGGCATTCTGGCCGGTCACCACCATCGCCAGGGCCACGTTCGCCCCGAAGAAGACCCCGAACCAACCTACCGGCACCCCGTGCAGCTCGATATAGACGAAGGGCGAGGTCACGATATAGGTCATCATGCCGCCGAAAGAGAAGGCCCCGGTCAGCAGATACCCCAGGCCGACCCGATGTCGAAGCAAGGTCAGATAATTGCGTAAGACCCGAGCCAGCTCGGGCGGGTGGCGATCCGCGTGCAGAAGGGTCTCCGGGATCAGCCGAAAGAAGAGCCCGCTCGCCGTCAAGCCCAGAAACAAGAGCGCGCCGAAGACCCAGTGCCACTCCAGATAGGACACGATGGCCCCGCCGATGGACGGTGCCAGCAGGGGTGCGAGCGCCGTTGTCAGCATCACCAGACTCATCACCCGCGCATAGTGATCGCGCTCGAAGAGATCCCGCACCAAGGCCGGCACCGTCACCGCCACCGCCGCGCCGCCAAGCCCCTGAACGGCGCGCCCCAACAGCAGTGTCTCCATCCGCTCGGACAAGACACACATCAGCGCCCCCACGCAAAAGAGCGCCAACCCACCACCGATGGTCGCCCGCCGTCCGAGCACGTCCGAGGCCGGTCCCAAAACCAATTGGGCCAGAGCAAAGACGCCCAGATACGCGGTCACGCTCAGCTGAGCCAGCTCGATCGTCGAGTCCAAGTCCTGCGCGATCGCGGGCAGGCTCGGCAGATACATGTCGATGGCAAAGGGCGTCAGGCCGGAGAGCAGACCAAGTGTGAGGAGCGTCGAGAGGCGAATCTGCATGGGCCCTCCGGGCCGCGCTGGGCCCGCAGGCCGCAGAGAAGAGGAAAAGTGGTTAAACCGCGCCCGGTGCGGTATGCGTAATTTGTTGGAATGGCTTAGCTGCGACAGCTTCAATGACTGTCGGAGCTGGCGCGGTTTAAAAAACGCTGCGTACGAACAGGCGAAACGCGATGCCTAACAAATGGGATCGTACGAGCAGAGCGAGCCACGGCCGGCTCCTTTTTCCCGCGGATCTCGTGCGGGTTTGATGAATGGAATTTTACGGCAATCTGCCGTACCTTAAGACAAAGAAGAACCTTCTATGCCATCAGCTACTTCGACCGCTCGCCTAGAGGCCCGAATCAGCACCGAGCTGCACGCCTTGCTCAAGCGTGCCGCGGAGATCCAGGGTCGCACCATGACCGACTTCGTGGTCTCGGCCGTCCAGGAGGCCGCCCAGCGCGCCATCGAGCAAGCCGAAGTCATCCGGCTGTCTCAGGCCGACTCGCAACGCTTTGCGGAGGCCCTATTGTCGCCGCCCCGGCCAACCCCTGCCTTGGAGCGTGCCTTTGAGCGCCGCCGTAGGCTGGTGGCCGAGTGAGCGGCGCGCCATTTCGCATCGTACCGCTTGAAACCGCGCATGACCGCACGACCTTTGAAAGCGGCTCTGCACCGCTGGACGGCTACTTCCGCCACCAGGTCACGCAGGATATTCGCCGCAGGGTGACCGCCTGCTTCGTCGCCGTTACCCATGAGACGCGCATAGCGGGGTACTACACCCTGGCCTCGGCGAGCATCCTGCTTGCCGACCTCCCGGCCGCCGCCAAAAAACTGCCGCGTTACCCCTCCGTGCCGGCCGTTCGCATGGGGCGTTTAGCGGTTCATCGGAGCTTCCACGGGCAGGGTCTCGGCGGCGTGCTTCTGGCCGACGCGCTCGAACGTACCGCCCGCTCGGAAATTGCCGCGTTCAGTCTAGTGGAGGACGCGAAGGACGAATCGGCGGCGGCCTTCTACCGCCCTCGTCCTCGGCGGCCGCAAGCAGCAAGGCATTCCCGCCCGAGGCGGTGGTGTCGCGGGACAGGGTCTTCTCGGTCAAGAATCGGCGCATCCAACCAGGGCTGCCGGCCGGCGGGATGCCGATGCCGGCGCCGACGTCGGCCCAGAGAATCAAGGGACGGATCGGTCCCTCGCTGCGGGCGAGTGCGGCGTCGAGCCGGGCGGCAAGGGCATCCGTCCCGTGAAACGCAAGCCCGTCCAGACGCGGGTCAGCGGCGAGGTCATCCAGGTCCGCATCCGTTCCCGGCGGGATCAGGGCAAACAACGCGATCGGCGCCCCGGCGTCGATGAAATGCTGCGCGGTCCGATCGGCATCCGATCCGACGGCGATGACGCGATTGCCGGTGACCAGGGCTGCGCCGATCTGAACGGCGAGCACGGCCGGATCCTCGGCGACGCAGGCGATCCGCCCGCGCGGTTCGAGAAGGAGCTGGTTCTCCTCGCCCGTCGGGCCCGCGAGTGTCAGCGGGGCGGCAAGCATGGCACGCGCCCGGGCCGCGAGGGCGATGAGGGCCGGGCCGGCCGCACTTTCGACCCGCGTTGCCACCCGATCGAGAATCGTCGCACGCGTCTTGAGATCCGGCGGCAGGGCATCATCGGCTCGGCGCAAGGCTTCCTCCAGATCCCGGCGCGACAGACCCGTCAGCGGACCCGTCGGCGCCCGGGGCCCAGGGGTGCCGGCCTCCTGCAGGCGATCCGTTCGGCCGACCTCGGTGCCGCCCCGGCTCACATCGCCCAAGACGCAGGCGGCGGGTCTGGCGGCGACCAATCGCTCCAGATAATAGGGTCCACCCGCCTTGGGTCCGGTGCCCGAGAGCCCGCGCCCGCCGAAGGGCTGGATGCCGACCAGGGCGCCGATCTGGTTGCGATTGATATAGATGTTGCCGATTCGGGCGCGCGCCGCGATCCGGCGCCAGGTCGCGTCGATACGGGTATGCACACCGAGTGTGAGCCCGTAGCCCTTGGCATTGATGCTGTCGACTACCGCATCGAGCGCATCCGGGGCGAAGCGCACCACATGCAGGAGCGGCCCGAAGACCTCGCGCTCAAGCTGGCCGGCATGCTCCAGCTCGTAGGCCGCGGGGGCGACGAACCAGCCCTGTTCGGTCCCGGGGCCAGGCGCGACGCGTTGGATGAGTCGAGCCTCGCGCTCCATCCGTTGCGCGTGCGCCTCCAGCATCGCCGCCGCCGCGCCGTCGATCACCGGGCCGACGTCGGTGTCGAGCAGGCCCGGATCGCCCAGTCTGAGCTCGTCCATCGCCCCGGCGAGCATGTCGAGCGTGTGCTCGGCGATGTCCTCTTGGAGAAAGAGCAAACGCAGGGCCGAGCAACGCTGGCCCGCGCTGCGGAAGGCACCGGCCAGGACGTCGCGAATGACTTGCTCCGTCAGGGCGGTGCTGTCGACAATCATGGCGTTGATCCCGCCGGTCTCGGCGATCAGCACGCGGCGGCGGTCGGACTGGCCAGCGAGCTGCCGATTGATGGAATGCGCGACCTCGGTCGATCCGGTGAAGCAGACCCCGGCGATCCTCGGGTCGGCGACCAGCGCCGCCCCGACGCGGGCCCCCTCCCCCGGCAAGAGATGCAGGACGGCACCCGGCACACCGGCCCTATGCAGAAGCCTGACCGCACGCGCGGCGATCAACGGGGTCTGCTCGGCGGGTTTGGCCAGAACCGCGTTGCCCGCCACCAGGGCCGCACTCACCTGCCCGATGAAAATGGCGAGCGGGAAGTTCCAGGGGCTGATGCAGACAAAGACGCCGCCCTCGACTCTCGCGGCACGCCCGGACATCGATCCCTGCAACGCCGGCTCGGGACCGCCTCCGGCCCGCGCCCGGGCGGCGTAGTAACGACAGAAGTCGACCGCCTCGCGCACCTCGGCGAGGGCATCGGGCAGGGTCTTGCCGGCCTCGCGCACCGCCAGCGCCATGAAGGCAGGCAGATCGGCCTCCAGTGCGTCGGCCGCGCGTTCGAGACAGGTGGCGCGCTCCTCGAGGTCACGCGCCGCCCACGCGGGCGCGGCCTTCGCGGCAAGGTCGAGCGCCCGCTCGATCTCGGCCGGGTCGGCTTCGCGTACCCCGCCGATCTCGCGTGTGCGATCGGCGGGCGAGACCACCGGCCGCAATCCCGCCTCCGCAATCGTGCCGTCGATGATCGGGGCCGCGGTCCAGGGTCCGTCCGCGGCGCACATGGCATCGCGCAACAGCATCAGCTCGCCCGGCGAGGCGAGATCCAGACCTCGCGCGATCGTCCGCTCGGGCAGCAGGATCGCCCGAGGTAGCGGGATCCGCGGGTGCGGCTGGCCGGCGTGCGTGCGCATCTGCGCAACGGGGTCCCGCACGATCGCCTCGATCGGCAGGCGCTCGTCGCGAAGACGATTGACGAAAGAGCTGTTGGCCCCGTTCTCCAGCAGCCGGCGCACCAGATAGGGCAGGAGATCCTCATGGCGCCCGACCGGGGCATAGATGCGGCAACCGACCCCGAGATCACCGTCCTCGACGACCCTTTGATAGAGCGCCTCGCCCATGCCGTGCAGACGCTGAAACTCGAAACCGCGGGTCCTCCCGGCCAACTCGAGCACGGCCGCGATCGTGTGGGCGTTGTGGGTCGCGAACTGCGGGTAGAGCCGATCCGCGCGCGCGAGCAGCCGACGCGCGCAGGCGAGATAGGACACATCGGTGGCGGCCTTGCGGGTGAAGACCGGATAGCCCGACTGGCCACCCTCCTGCGCCCGCTTGATCTCGGTGTCCCAATAGGCACCCTTCACCAGTCGGACCATCAGTCGGCGCCGATGCCGTCCCGCAAGCGCGCCGAGCCAGTCAATCACCGCCGGGGCGCGCTTCTGATACGCCTGGACCGCGACCCCGAGGCCCCGCCAATCGCCGAGCGCGGGATCGCCCGCCAGGGCGGCGACGAGATCCAGCGAGAGATCGAGCCGATCGGCCTCCTCCGCGTCGATCGTCAGGCCGATGTCGAGCTCGGCCGCAGCCTGCGCCAATGCGAGCAGGCGCGGGAGAAGCTCGGCCATCACGCGCCCTCGCTGGGCGGCTTCGTAGCGCGGGTGCAGCGCCGAGAGCTTGACCGAGATCCCCGGTCCGGCCACCGGTCCGCGCCCTTTGGCGGCGGTGCCGATCGTGCGGATCGCGTCTCGGTAGGTCCCGAAGTAGCGCTCGGCATCCGCGGCGGTGCAGGCGGCCTCGCCGAGCATGTCGTAGGAATAGGTGTAGCCCTTGGCCTCGCCCGTCCGCGCCCGATCCAATGCCTCGTCGATGCTGGAGCCCATCACGAACTGCAGCGCCAAGTTCCGCATCGCTTGAGCAAGCGCCTCGCGCACCACCGGCTCGCCGAGCCGACCCACCAGTCGGCCGATCAAGGTCCCCGCGCTGTCGTCTTGCGTGCGACCGAGTTTCACCACACGCCCCGTCAGCATCAAGGCAAGCGTCGAGGCATTCACCAAGAGCGACTGCGACTGGCCGAGGTGGCGGTCCCAGTCGGCCGGGGCCAGCTTGTCCAGGATCAGGCGGTCCCGCGTGCCGGTGTCCGGGATGCGCAGAAGGGCCTCGGCGATACACATCAGCGTCACGCCTTCCGGCGTGGAGAGGCCGTACTCCTGAAGAAAGGCGTCGAGCCCGCCGAGCCGCCCGCCGCTCAGACGAACCGACTCCACGAGCCGACGGGCCGTCGTGTCGATCCGCTCCAAGGCGTCGGCAGCGAGGTCCAGATCCGCGAGACACGCCCGAACACAAGCCGCCTCGTCGGCGCGAGTCAGGGCGTCGATGGCCGCACGCACTGGAAGGCGGGCCGGATCCAAGGCGAACGCTTATCCCAAGACGCGCGGGGCACCCTCGATGGATGCGGCCGACGGACCCTCGGCCACCTGCACGTGACGGGAGTCCGGCAAATCACGCGCGGCGGCCGCGCTCGCCACAGCCAGGGTGGTCATGTTCAGGGTGCGTCGCACGGTGGCGGCGGGGGTAAGGATGCAGGCCGTCGCGGCCGCCCCCATCAGGATCGGACCCACGGTCACACCGCCGCTGGTGGTGGTCTTGAGCACGGTGTAGAGGATGTTGGCGGCATCGAGGTTCGGGCAGATCAGCAGGTTTGCCGAGCCGCCGAGGGTGGTCTCGGCCAGGTATCGGCTGCGGATGTCTTCTTCCAGCGCGGCATCGCCGTGCAATTCCCCGTCGCATTCGATCTCGGGGTGGCTGGCCACGAAGAGGTCACGCGCCAGACGCATCTTCTTGGCCGAAGCACGCTTGGATGAGCCGAAGCTCGAGTGCGACAGAAAGGCCACCTTCGGCGGCAGGCCGAAGCGTTGAATTTCCTGCACGGCCATCCAGGCGATCTCGGCGAGCTGTTCCGCGCCGGGGTCTTCGTTCACGTAGGTATCGGCAATGAAGAGCGGCCCGCCGCGCTCCGTCATCAGCGCATTGAGGGCCGCGTAATTGCTCACGCCGGGCTGCAGGCCGATGATGCTGTGGATGCGCTCGAGATGGGTCTCGTAGCTGCCGGCAAGGCCGCAGATCATGGCGTCGGCGTCGCCCAGGGCGACCATCAGCGAGGCAATGATGGTGTTGGAGCGACGCACCGCCGCCGCGGCCACCTCGGGCGTGACGCCGTTGCGGCCCATGAGTCGTTGGTAATGTTCCCGGTACTGGTTGAGACGCGGATCTTGCTCGGGGTTGACGTTCTCGACATCGTCCCCGAGACGCATGCGCAAGCCGGCCTTCTCGATGTGGGCCTGGATCACGGCAGGACGTCCGATCAGGATGGGCCGAGCCAGGCGATCGTCGAGCGCGATCTGGGCGGCCCGCAGGGCGCGCTCGTCCTCGCCGTCGGCAAAGGCCACGCGCTTCCGCGTATCGGGCAAGGCCCTGGCGGCATTGATGACCGGACGCATCAGGATGCCGGTTTGGGAGACGAAGAGCATCAGGCTCTCTCGGTAAGCCTGCATGTCGGGAATGGGGCGCATGGCCACCCCCGAGTCGGCCGCGGCTTGAGCCACGGCGGGCGCAATGCGCAGGATCAGACGCGTGTCGAAGGGCTTGGGGATCAGATAATCGGGGCCGAAGACCAGGTCCTGACCGGCGTATGCCGTCGCCACCTCGGCACTGCTCTCGCTCTTGGCCAGATCGGCGATCTCGCGAACACAGGCGAGCTTCATCTCCTCCGTGATCTTGGTGGCGCCGCTGTCGAGTGCACCCCGAAAGATATAGGGGAAGCACAGGACATTGTTGACCTGATTGGGGTAGTCAGAGCGTCCGGTGGCGATGATGCAATCGGGCCGCGCGAGCTTGGCCAGCTCCGGACGGATCTCCGGCTCGGGGTTGGCCAGGGCCAGAATGATGGGCCGATCGGCCATGGTCTTGACCATCTCCACGGTCAGCACGCCGGGTGCGGAGCAACCCAAAAAGACATCGGCGCCGTCGACCACATCGGCCAGGGTGCGCGCGTCGGTCTGCTGCGCATAGCGGGCCTTGGAGGCGTCGAACCCGCCGGGACGGCCCTCGTAGATCACGCCCTTGGAATCGACCATGAAGACATGCTCGCGCCGGATCCCCAGACCGACCATCACGTCGACGCAGGCGATCGCTGCCGCACCGGCACCCGAAACAGCCATCTTCACGGTATCGATGGTCTTGCCGACCAGTTCCAAGGCGTTCAGCAGCGCGGCGCCGGAGATGATGGCCGTGCCGTGCTGATCGTCATGGAACACCGGGATGTTCATACGCTCGCTGAGCTGGCGCTCGATGTAGAAGCATTCCGGGGCCTTGATGTCTTCCAGGTTGATGCCGCCCAGCGTCGGTTCGAGCGCGGCGATGATCTCCACCAGCTTGTCCGGATCACGCTCGGCCAGCTCGATGTCGAACACATCGATGCCCGCGAATTTCTTGAACAGACAACCCTTGCCCTCCATCACGGGTTTTGCAGCCAAGGGGCCGATGTCGCCCAAGCCGAGCACGGCCGTGCCGTTGGTCACCACCCCCACCAGATTTCCGCGCGAGGTGTACTCCGCCGCAAGCGCCGGGTCGGCCTGGATATCGAGACAGGGATAGGCGACACCCGGCGAGTAGGCCAGGGAGAGATCGCGCTGGTTCGACAGCGGCTTGGAGGGCGTGACGGCGATCTTGCCGCGAGTCGGGCTGCGGTGGTACTCCCGAGCGGCGTCGCGCAATGCCTGCTCGGCGGTGGACAGATTCGGTGTCATTGGAGTGCAAACGTTCCGTGGTTGATGATTGACGTTCGGCAGACAAGGTCATCAGGGGCGCCTGTGTCGGGGAATGCCTTGTTCACGAGATCGGACGCGTGGACAAGCGCCCATAAGGTGGACAATCGTCGTAAGCTGGACAAGCGTCGTAGGGTGGACTAGCGTAGCGCAGTCCACCAGCGCCGGTGCATGCCTCGGTGGACTTCGCTCGCGCTCGTCCACCCGACCGTTACTTGAACCGCGCCGGCTCCAACCGTCGTCAAGTCTGCCGGGGCCGATCCCATCCATAAACATCCTAATCCCGCGCTGGGCGCGGTTTAAGCCGGCAAGAAATCATCCGCGAGGATCTGCTCGATTGTCCACGGGCAGTCGTCCGGGAAAGCACCCATTCCCGTTTCGTTGATCGCGAGCGTGACTGCATCGGCCCAAATCGCCCCCTGCCGTTCGGCGTCGGCCAGTCTCGGCTTCAAGCTCGGCACCTGTTTGAGATGAAATGCCAGGGCCTTGCGTTGCTCCTTGATCGTTCGCCGCCAACTCGTGCTTTGGCGCTCGGGCTGGTACTGCCATTTGATGAGATGCGCCATCAGCACAGCCATGCGGCTCGCCAGCTCGCGTTGTTCGCTCTTGCCCACGTCTTCGATTTCCTCGGCGATGTGTTCCAGATCCAGCTGATCCAACCGACCCGCGCGGATCAGGCGCGCTTGCTCGTTCGCCCAGGCAACAACGTCTGCGTCATAGTTGATGGTCGTCATCGTGCGCTCCACTCCAACCCGTGTGTCCCAGTATAAACGAGGCATCCACCCGGCCTCGCACACACCCTCTGCACTCACGGGTATCGCGGCGGATCGCGCCTGGCGATAGCGTTCGGGAAGGGATTCTGCCGAACCCATGGCCGGAAACCAGGACGGGATCTACTCGCCGATAACCTGATCGCCTATCCTTGCGTGCTCGGTAGATGCCTCGGAGAGATGCACGGCATGGACAGAAACCGATTCGACATCCAATTCAGTGGAGACCTCGTTCCCGGGACCGACGTGCTCGCGGCTCGGCAGCGGATCCAGCACACGTTCAACCTCTCCGACGCGGCTGTCGGTCACCTCTTCGGCGGCACGCCGGTCACGGTCAGGCGGGGTGTCGACAGCGAGACCGCGGCGCGCTACCAGAGCGCCTTCCGTGAAGCCGGCGCGCTGATTCGGATCGTCCCTGCCTCGAACGAACGTGCGCCGGCTCCTCTCTCCCTCGATCCGTTCGGGTGGTCGGGACAGGGTGCGAACCGGAATCAGACCCGGACTCGGCCGAAATCCATGTTCGACCGGTTGTTTCACCATTTCGAGAAGGCGCTGGCCGCGGTCCTGCTGGTGTTGATCTCGGTTGTCGCCGTGATCGCCGTCATCGAGCTTTGCTTCGTACTATACAAAGACATCGTCAGCCAGAAGGGTCTGTTTCTTCTGGACTTAAACGAGCTGTTTGAAGTCTTCGGCATGTTCCTGATGGTGTTGATCGCGATCGAGCTGATGGCGAGCGTCTACATGTACATGATGGACAAGTCCGTCCACGTCGAGATCATGCTGTTGATCGCCATCACCGCGCTGACCCGCAAGGTGGTCGTCTTGGATCTGGAAAGCAAAGGTGATCCGGCCATGTACATGTTCGGTCTGGCTGCGCTCCTGGGCACGCTGATCGGGGGTTACTACCTCGTCAAACGGCTCACCGGTCCCGGCGACGGTCATTGATCCGGCGACGGCTCGCCGCCCCGCGGGATGCGATCCTTGTTGATCTCCAACCACTTTCGGAACGACTTCAATGCGGGATTCAGTGCGCGGGCGACTGCCGGATCGCGCGCACCGCAAAAATCGGCTTCGAAGTCGCACTTGAACTGGAACATGTTTCCCAGGTCTTCCGCGCCGGGAAAACCCAAGCCGCGGTAGACCTCCGGCGGGATGGCTCGATAGTCCACCGCCTCCCCGAACGCGTCGGCGAGGGCGGCAGCCATCTGCTCGCCGGTCAGGTGCTCGCCTGCGATACCGACCGTCTGACCGATGTACTTCTCGCCCTGCTTGAAGATGCCGTACGCGCACCGCCCGATGTCGTCGGCGGCAATGCCCGGCAGCTTCTTGTCGTCCATCGGCAGCGTGAAGACGAGACGACCGTCGGCCTCGCGCCGTGGCCCCATGCCGAAGTGGATGAGGTTGTCCCAGTAGAAGGAGGTCAGCAGGAAGGTCGTCGGCACGCCCAGCTCGGTGAAGATGCGGTTGGAGTCGCCCTTGGCATCGAAGTGCGGGACCTTGTAGTGCTCCATGAGGGTCGGCATCCGCGCGTCCTCGAGCGGCACCCACAGGCGGGTGTCCTCGAGGGTCGACCAGATGGCGTGGCGCAGACCGGCGGCCTTCGCTGCAGCGGCCATGTTCCGGGCCTCGTCCTTCTCTTTCGCGGGAGAAAAATGCTCCCAGAAGAAGGTGACGAAATAGGCCCCGTAGGCCCCGTCCAGGGCGCGGCGTACGCTGGCCTCGTCGTCGAGATCGGCCGCGACGACCTGCGCGCCCATCTCGGTCAACGCTTGGGCCTTGTCCGAGTCGACATGACGCGTCACGGCACGCACGGCAAAACCCCCGTCCGGGTCGTCGAGAATGGCGCGTGCCAAACCGCCGCCCTGTGCCCCCGTCGCGCCGAAAACGGCAATCATCTTTGCGTTGCTCATGATCGTGACCTCGAAGAATCGACAAGAGCCGTGGCGGCCGGAGCACACCGGGCTCGGGTGTTTTGCGACCCGACGAGTATACTGCGGCGCCGGCATCTTGCCGGAACCTCATCCGTACACTCAGACGCCGGTATTCCTCCTTGCCCAGCCCGCCGAGAACCCACGACACCGAACGCTCCGTTTGTTGCGTCGGCCCGATCCGCAGTCATCGGCTCGGCGACCGTTCGGCGGTCGCGCTTTGAGCGCGCCATCCGATGTTCAGGCCCGACGGGTCGGGATCGGCGTCGTCCTCGCCTGTCTCGCACTGCTGTCCCTGTTGCTTGCCCTGGGGCTTTACGCCCATCCGACAAGCGACGATTTCGATTATGCCTATGTCGCCCGCGAGCATGGCGTCCTTGGCGGGGTCATCCATTTCTATCAGAACTGGAGCGGTCGCTATGGGAGCGCGGCCATCACGCTCGCATTCGGCCGCTGGGTCGATCTCGCGCAGTCCTATTGGACGGTCACTGCCGCGAGCCTCTTGACCCTCTATGCGGCCTTTCTCTACGCAGTTCGCGCACTCTGTCGGCTGGTCGGGATCGGCCGTCCACTCATGCTCGGTCATCTTGCCTTCCTGTTCTACGTGCTGTTCATCCCGAGACTCGACACTGCCTTTTACTGGCTGGCCGGGGCCGCAACCTACCAAGCGGGCAACGCCTTGTTTCTCGTCTTCGTCGGGGTCTGGGCCGATTACTTCGGCGGTCCG
The sequence above is drawn from the Thiocapsa rosea genome and encodes:
- a CDS encoding cation diffusion facilitator family transporter, whose product is MASIERVMRLRSELEARLLWISLGATLVIAGLGILFGLLARSTAILFDGVFSFVDVAVTWLTLVVARLVASQGDRRFQYGFWHLEPMVIALKASVLIVLVAYAFLSAVNSILKGGYEPEFGTALLYAGAVALICYGMWWWMGRQAERIDSGLVRLDVKAWLMSALITTALLIAFGAALAMKGTDVEGFIRYVDPVVLAIVALFLLPLPFREARESFGEILMISPPDMDAHVRSVMTDFVARHGFSDYRSYLSKAGRARFIEISVLVPPDLSLPVAQIDALRAEIGTAIGSAGPDRWLTIVFTADPVHL
- a CDS encoding DUF1778 domain-containing protein; amino-acid sequence: MPSATSTARLEARISTELHALLKRAAEIQGRTMTDFVVSAVQEAAQRAIEQAEVIRLSQADSQRFAEALLSPPRPTPALERAFERRRRLVAE
- a CDS encoding GNAT family N-acetyltransferase, whose amino-acid sequence is MHQQRFSGSIRPADLDRSDDAHAVVTLLNAYARDAMGAGESLPEDVTQRLVPALRRVQDHLVLLARDGEDAVGLAICFQGFSTFRARPLLNIHDLAVLPSHRGRGIATALLAAIEAEARRRGCCKLTLEVREDNPRAEALYRALGFGAGSAGECSVQYRFIEKRLGSSA
- a CDS encoding Bcr/CflA family multidrug efflux MFS transporter, translated to MQIRLSTLLTLGLLSGLTPFAIDMYLPSLPAIAQDLDSTIELAQLSVTAYLGVFALAQLVLGPASDVLGRRATIGGGLALFCVGALMCVLSERMETLLLGRAVQGLGGAAVAVTVPALVRDLFERDHYARVMSLVMLTTALAPLLAPSIGGAIVSYLEWHWVFGALLFLGLTASGLFFRLIPETLLHADRHPPELARVLRNYLTLLRHRVGLGYLLTGAFSFGGMMTYIVTSPFVYIELHGVPVGWFGVFFGANVALAMVVTGQNARLVVRLGAERLLRLGLGVQVVSALILLGLAIWGTPPLWAIVGATLLYLGMAGVVLGNSMAGFMAHFARMAGTASAFSGASRFGLGAVMGSLVSLLHTGDARPMLFGMAICGLAAGGSYWLLCCSSVSDGSEVG